The following are from one region of the Gammaproteobacteria bacterium genome:
- a CDS encoding multicopper oxidase domain-containing protein, with protein sequence MMFQSNQLWHAKEFPEDSPAMSNSALLKQSLAAICLVSAMSFLPMVESSAANHIIRLTAEETRNDGFGNKLMAYKMLSHIVDGADITDRYSPDATIPGPTIVLTEGDVVHITLENAIPGAYTSSPRTPSKQVSVHVHGVHYDILSDGTLKVINNHDDEGSGDGLEASHATYEYKWNVAPGTAGTWAYHDHNFETHNGAETKGLFGAIIVNPAHSAGYAKEYVLYLGDDAFWGMEIDGASKQQSKHGVNPSLSAEKNSNVRFHLIALGTDIHNFSLNGYKWFDPGTQNLIDQAAIGPLEKHVFTVKAKSSTQYVDNNFSNKLMGMAGQFIIK encoded by the coding sequence ATGATGTTTCAATCCAATCAACTGTGGCATGCCAAGGAATTCCCCGAGGATTCCCCAGCAATGTCAAATAGCGCTTTGTTAAAACAATCGCTTGCTGCAATCTGTCTTGTATCCGCCATGTCGTTTTTACCTATGGTGGAGAGTTCTGCGGCCAATCACATCATACGTTTAACAGCGGAAGAAACGCGCAACGACGGGTTCGGCAACAAATTGATGGCTTACAAAATGCTAAGCCACATAGTTGATGGTGCGGACATCACCGATCGCTACAGTCCCGATGCGACCATTCCCGGACCAACAATCGTGCTGACCGAAGGCGATGTTGTTCATATAACGCTGGAAAACGCAATTCCGGGCGCCTACACAAGCTCACCTAGGACTCCCAGCAAACAAGTCAGCGTGCATGTGCATGGCGTTCACTACGACATACTGAGCGACGGCACACTCAAAGTGATTAACAATCACGACGACGAAGGCTCAGGCGACGGTCTGGAAGCTTCGCACGCCACCTACGAATACAAGTGGAATGTAGCACCCGGAACGGCAGGCACCTGGGCCTATCACGATCACAATTTCGAAACCCATAACGGAGCCGAAACCAAAGGTCTATTTGGCGCCATCATCGTTAATCCCGCCCATTCGGCCGGTTACGCCAAGGAATATGTGCTTTATCTTGGCGATGATGCTTTCTGGGGTATGGAAATCGATGGCGCAAGCAAACAGCAATCGAAACATGGTGTTAATCCATCATTATCCGCTGAAAAAAACAGTAATGTCAGATTTCATCTGATTGCATTGGGTACCGATATCCACAATTTTTCATTAAACGGCTATAAATGGTTCGATCCGGGCACTCAAAACCTTATCGATCAGGCTGCGATCGGCCCGCTCGAGAAGCACGTATTTACCGTCAAGGCTAAAAGCAGCACGCAATACGTTGATAACAACTTCTCCAACAAACTGATGGGTATGGCCGGTCAATTTATCATCAAGTAG
- a CDS encoding response regulator transcription factor, with protein sequence MVVESHVKIRLLVAESFELVRMGLRSLFENHSAIRLVAEASSIEDLFKLAMHHKPDVVLMDLQLSGGNYAEHIAKLLRTCPHSKVLAFSHQNSEQTHLQTFRSGAMGIISKHHSSDLLLKAIYAIHAGQIWFDRNVTKLLWQAQFGSHLPTTEIAAEGRASQQQPKLSDSERHIAYLACKGLSAKEISAQLLVTEKTVRNQLSVIYRKIGVKKQIELCLKAPMYNYFKESYLLGTFIPQDNEK encoded by the coding sequence ATGGTTGTGGAGTCTCACGTAAAAATACGCCTCTTGGTGGCGGAAAGTTTTGAGCTTGTTCGCATGGGCTTGCGCTCACTGTTCGAGAATCATTCGGCAATTCGTCTTGTCGCCGAGGCCAGCTCAATCGAAGACTTATTCAAATTAGCGATGCATCACAAGCCGGATGTCGTTCTTATGGACCTGCAACTGAGCGGCGGCAACTATGCGGAACATATCGCCAAATTGCTACGCACCTGTCCGCACAGCAAGGTGCTGGCTTTTTCTCACCAAAACAGCGAGCAAACACATCTGCAAACCTTCCGTTCCGGAGCAATGGGCATCATCAGCAAGCACCATTCTTCCGATTTGTTGCTGAAAGCCATCTATGCCATTCATGCAGGGCAAATTTGGTTTGATCGCAACGTGACCAAACTGCTGTGGCAAGCACAGTTCGGTTCCCATTTACCCACTACGGAAATAGCGGCGGAAGGACGCGCATCACAGCAGCAACCTAAGTTAAGTGATAGTGAGCGTCATATCGCCTACTTGGCATGCAAAGGCTTATCGGCGAAAGAAATCAGCGCACAGCTGCTCGTTACGGAAAAAACAGTGCGCAATCAATTATCGGTTATATATAGAAAAATAGGCGTCAAAAAACAAATCGAGCTATGCCTGAAAGCCCCCATGTATAACTATTTCAAAGAATCTTATCTGCTCGGGACATTCATCCCCCAAGATAACGAAAAATAA
- a CDS encoding inositol monophosphatase, with translation MHPMLTIAVKAARRAGNIINQASQNLDLLTVSKKSHSDYVSEVDGAAEAAIIKVLLTAYPDHAILAEESGHQGDQKKSEYQWIIDPLDGTTNFLHGFPKYSVSIAVKHKGVLTHAVVYDPNLNELFTASRGGGAFLNDRRIRVSKRTKLDDCLIGTGLPFRDLTHIDAYFAMLKDLVPRIAGIRRPGSAALDLAYVAAGRYDGFWEIGLAPWDMAAGCLLITEAGGLVGDLEGNETQLESGQIVAGNPRVFGQLLQVIAPHLTRALIEAQQAAKSQ, from the coding sequence ATGCATCCTATGCTGACCATTGCGGTGAAAGCCGCGCGCCGTGCCGGTAATATTATTAATCAGGCATCCCAGAATCTGGATTTACTCACTGTATCGAAGAAGTCGCACAGCGACTATGTCAGCGAGGTCGACGGTGCAGCCGAAGCAGCGATTATCAAAGTGCTGCTGACGGCTTATCCGGATCATGCGATCTTGGCGGAAGAAAGCGGTCATCAGGGAGATCAGAAAAAATCAGAATATCAGTGGATTATCGATCCGCTCGACGGCACGACCAATTTTCTGCACGGTTTTCCCAAGTATTCGGTTTCGATTGCGGTTAAGCACAAAGGAGTGCTCACGCACGCAGTGGTCTACGACCCGAACTTGAATGAATTATTTACCGCCAGCCGGGGTGGCGGCGCTTTTCTGAACGACCGCCGCATTCGTGTCAGCAAACGCACCAAGCTGGATGATTGTTTGATCGGTACTGGCTTGCCGTTTCGTGATTTGACGCATATCGATGCTTATTTTGCCATGTTGAAAGACCTCGTGCCGCGTATCGCCGGGATCCGCCGGCCGGGATCCGCCGCGCTGGATCTCGCTTATGTCGCAGCCGGGCGTTACGACGGTTTTTGGGAAATCGGTCTGGCGCCGTGGGATATGGCTGCCGGGTGTTTGCTAATCACCGAAGCCGGAGGTTTGGTTGGCGACTTGGAAGGCAATGAAACGCAATTGGAAAGCGGCCAGATCGTGGCAGGGAACCCAAGGGTTTTCGGACAGTTGCTGCAAGTGATCGCGCCGCATCTCACACGCGCGCTCATCGAAGCGCAGCAGGCGGCAAAATCTCAATGA
- the scpB gene encoding SMC-Scp complex subunit ScpB, which yields MSAPLTSLSPSQLDAPDALDSLSPEKTKQILEAALLTTQDPLPISELRKLFNNELSAAVLANLLQEIRDHWRDSGVELVRVASGWRFQTKADMQLYLERLTPQKAPRYSRAVLETLAIIAYRQPVTRGDIEEIRGVSVSGSVLKTLMSRGWIETVGHRNVPGKPALFATTAHFLDDLNLRSLDELPPLEEMRSLLESDGDNQALPLPEPEELSGH from the coding sequence ATGTCCGCACCATTGACATCGCTCAGTCCTAGCCAGTTGGATGCGCCGGATGCCCTGGACTCGCTGAGTCCTGAGAAAACCAAACAGATCCTGGAAGCGGCCTTGCTTACAACCCAAGATCCCTTACCCATCAGCGAATTACGAAAATTGTTCAATAATGAATTAAGCGCTGCAGTTTTGGCGAATTTGCTGCAAGAAATCCGTGACCATTGGCGCGATAGCGGTGTGGAACTGGTAAGAGTGGCCAGCGGCTGGCGCTTCCAAACCAAGGCGGATATGCAACTGTATTTGGAACGTTTGACGCCGCAAAAAGCGCCGCGTTATTCACGCGCGGTTTTGGAAACGCTTGCCATCATCGCTTATCGCCAGCCGGTCACCCGCGGCGATATCGAAGAAATCCGCGGGGTCAGCGTTTCCGGTTCGGTGCTCAAAACACTGATGTCACGCGGCTGGATTGAAACAGTCGGCCATCGTAACGTACCGGGAAAACCGGCACTGTTTGCTACCACAGCTCACTTTCTGGACGACCTGAATCTGCGTTCCTTGGATGAGTTGCCGCCACTGGAAGAAATGAGATCGTTACTTGAATCCGATGGCGATAACCAAGCGTTACCTTTACCGGAGCCGGAGGAATTATCCGGTCATTGA
- a CDS encoding segregation/condensation protein A, whose translation MQVEPQPVATICGEPLLEIPQDLYIPPDALEVFLDTFQGPLDLLLYLIRKHNLNILDIPMAELTRQYMAYVEMMRVDQLELAAEYLLMTALLIEIKSRMLLPNPKTETAEEHDPRAELVRRLLEYEQMKKAAERLNDIPQAERDFNIVQVWIEQKTATQLPNINRDDLRNAWAAILMRAKVNRHHQIKRETLSVRAYMSQVLRDLRGHQQVEFYDLFSPAATIAEVVVTFLAVLELAKELLLEISQSPDNGMIYVRTIDIAQS comes from the coding sequence ATGCAAGTTGAACCTCAGCCGGTCGCTACCATCTGCGGCGAGCCGCTGCTGGAGATCCCACAGGACTTATATATTCCGCCGGATGCGCTGGAAGTTTTTCTGGATACGTTCCAAGGCCCTTTGGATTTGCTGTTGTATTTGATCCGCAAGCATAATCTGAACATTCTGGATATTCCGATGGCCGAGCTCACGCGGCAGTACATGGCCTACGTTGAGATGATGCGCGTGGATCAACTGGAGTTGGCCGCTGAATACCTGCTCATGACTGCGCTACTGATCGAAATCAAATCGCGCATGTTGCTACCGAATCCCAAAACAGAAACGGCAGAAGAGCATGATCCGCGCGCCGAACTGGTGCGGCGCTTGTTGGAATACGAGCAAATGAAAAAAGCCGCCGAACGCCTGAACGACATTCCGCAAGCCGAGCGCGACTTCAATATCGTGCAAGTCTGGATCGAACAAAAAACCGCGACACAATTACCCAATATCAATAGGGACGATTTACGCAACGCGTGGGCTGCCATTCTGATGCGCGCAAAAGTTAACCGGCACCATCAAATCAAGCGCGAAACCCTGTCCGTGCGTGCTTATATGAGCCAAGTGCTGCGTGATTTGCGCGGCCATCAGCAAGTTGAGTTTTATGATTTGTTCAGCCCTGCAGCTACAATCGCGGAAGTCGTCGTGACCTTTCTGGCCGTTCTGGAATTGGCCAAAGAATTGCTGCTGGAAATTTCGCAATCCCCCGATAACGGAATGATTTATGTCCGCACCATTGACATCGCTCAGTCCTAG
- a CDS encoding tryptophan--tRNA ligase — protein sequence MFADRVLSGMRPTGSLHLGHYHGVLKNWVKLQQQYECLFFVADWHALTTHYDTPEIIEQNVWDMVIDWLAAGVDPSQATLFIQSKVPAHAELYLLLSMMTPLGWLERVPTYKDQQEKLSEKDLSTYGFLGYPLLQSADILIYRANRVPVGEDQAPHLEFTREISRRFNHIYGKEPGFEEKAEAAIKKLGSKKSKLYTELRTLYQEQGDENALEEARSLLNEQQNLSLGDRERLFGYLEGGGKMILTEPETLLTEASRMPGLDGQKMSKSYNNTISLREDPESIRKKVRTMPTDPARVRRSDPGDPAKCPVWQFHLVYSDDKTREWVQWGCKNAEIGCLDCKAPVIDKILAEQEPMAERIKKYEEDPTLVRNIIADGCEKANKLAEETMRDIREAMGLSYS from the coding sequence ATGTTTGCTGATCGCGTTTTGTCCGGTATGCGCCCCACCGGCAGCCTGCATTTAGGGCACTATCACGGCGTGCTAAAAAACTGGGTGAAGTTGCAGCAGCAATACGAATGCCTGTTTTTTGTCGCCGACTGGCATGCCCTGACGACCCATTATGACACACCGGAAATCATCGAGCAGAATGTTTGGGACATGGTGATCGACTGGCTGGCTGCGGGCGTCGACCCATCGCAAGCGACGCTGTTCATACAATCCAAAGTGCCGGCGCACGCCGAACTGTATCTGCTGCTGTCGATGATGACGCCGCTCGGCTGGCTGGAACGCGTACCGACCTATAAAGACCAACAGGAAAAATTATCCGAGAAAGACCTCAGCACCTACGGTTTTCTCGGCTATCCGCTGCTGCAAAGCGCGGATATTCTGATTTACCGCGCCAACCGGGTTCCGGTCGGTGAAGACCAGGCGCCGCATCTGGAATTCACGCGTGAAATTTCGCGCCGCTTCAATCATATCTACGGCAAGGAACCCGGTTTTGAAGAAAAAGCGGAAGCTGCGATCAAAAAGCTGGGATCGAAGAAATCCAAACTGTATACCGAATTGCGCACGCTGTACCAGGAGCAGGGCGACGAAAACGCACTGGAAGAGGCCCGGTCGTTGCTGAACGAGCAGCAGAATTTGAGTCTGGGTGACCGGGAACGTTTATTCGGTTACCTGGAAGGCGGCGGAAAAATGATTCTGACCGAACCGGAAACATTGTTGACCGAAGCCTCCCGAATGCCAGGGCTGGACGGTCAAAAAATGTCCAAGTCGTATAACAACACCATCAGTCTGCGCGAAGACCCGGAAAGCATCCGCAAAAAAGTGCGCACTATGCCGACCGACCCGGCGCGCGTGCGGCGCAGCGATCCGGGCGATCCGGCCAAATGCCCGGTGTGGCAGTTCCATCTGGTGTATTCCGACGACAAAACCCGCGAATGGGTGCAATGGGGTTGCAAGAATGCCGAAATCGGCTGCCTGGATTGCAAAGCGCCGGTGATCGACAAAATCCTCGCGGAACAAGAACCGATGGCCGAACGAATCAAAAAATATGAAGAAGACCCGACGCTGGTACGCAACATCATCGCCGACGGCTGCGAAAAAGCCAACAAGCTGGCGGAAGAAACCATGCGCGATATCCGCGAAGCGATGGGGCTGAGTTATTCCTGA
- a CDS encoding site-2 protease family protein: MDEIIQGIAIYALPVIFAITMHEAAHGYVAKKFGDLTAYSAGRISLNPARHIDPVGTILVPLSLFVLSKLTVGAGFLFGWAKPVPVNFANLRHPKRDMLWVAAAGPGANLLMAFFWALMIKLAIALPGSGFAKPLALMGIAGIEINVVLMVLNLLPLPPLDGGRMVMSLLPHRLAYQFSRIEPYGFMILLVLLFSGVLGAVAGPVILGVKIIIASIFGLYI, translated from the coding sequence ATGGATGAAATCATTCAAGGCATCGCCATTTACGCGCTACCGGTGATTTTCGCCATTACCATGCACGAAGCGGCGCACGGCTATGTCGCCAAGAAATTCGGCGACCTCACCGCTTACAGCGCTGGCCGTATCAGTCTCAATCCGGCGCGGCATATCGATCCCGTCGGCACGATCCTGGTGCCGCTATCGCTCTTCGTTCTGAGCAAACTAACCGTTGGCGCGGGATTCTTATTCGGCTGGGCCAAACCGGTACCGGTCAATTTCGCCAATCTGCGCCACCCCAAGCGCGATATGCTGTGGGTCGCCGCAGCCGGTCCTGGCGCCAATCTGCTGATGGCATTTTTCTGGGCGCTGATGATCAAGCTGGCCATCGCCTTGCCCGGGAGTGGCTTCGCCAAGCCGCTGGCGCTGATGGGAATCGCCGGAATCGAAATCAATGTCGTTCTGATGGTGCTCAATCTGCTGCCGTTGCCACCCCTGGACGGCGGCCGCATGGTCATGAGTCTGCTGCCGCATCGTTTGGCTTACCAATTTTCCCGGATTGAGCCTTACGGCTTTATGATATTACTGGTATTGTTATTCAGCGGAGTTCTGGGTGCCGTCGCCGGACCGGTTATTCTGGGAGTTAAAATTATCATCGCGTCCATTTTCGGGTTATACATCTAA
- a CDS encoding threonylcarbamoyl-AMP synthase: protein MAQFFSIHTDTPHLRLIKQAVAIVRSGGIIVYPTDSCYALGCHLGDKDAMTRIRTIRQVDERHHFTLVCRNLAEIANYAKVDNSQYRLLKATTPGSYTFILQATREVPRRMQHPKRNTIGLRIPDHPVVQALLEELGEPLLSSTLILPEDEFPLNDAEEIRERLEHQVELVMDAGSCGIDMTTVIDLTTDVPALVRQGKGSLEPFGISHG from the coding sequence GTGGCGCAATTTTTCTCTATCCACACCGACACGCCGCATCTGCGGTTGATCAAACAAGCAGTTGCCATTGTACGCAGCGGCGGCATTATCGTGTACCCGACCGATTCGTGTTATGCCCTTGGTTGCCATCTCGGCGATAAAGATGCCATGACGCGCATCCGCACCATCCGGCAAGTAGACGAGCGCCATCATTTCACGCTGGTGTGCCGCAATCTGGCGGAAATCGCCAATTACGCCAAAGTCGATAACAGCCAGTACCGTCTGCTGAAAGCGACAACGCCCGGCAGCTACACCTTCATCTTGCAGGCGACCCGCGAAGTGCCGCGGCGCATGCAGCACCCGAAACGCAATACCATCGGCCTGCGCATCCCCGATCATCCGGTAGTGCAAGCGCTGCTGGAAGAACTCGGCGAACCGCTGCTCAGTTCCACGTTGATACTGCCGGAAGACGAGTTTCCGCTGAACGACGCGGAAGAAATCCGCGAACGCCTGGAGCACCAAGTGGAATTGGTGATGGACGCCGGTTCCTGCGGCATCGACATGACCACTGTGATCGATTTGACGACCGATGTGCCAGCGCTGGTACGGCAAGGTAAAGGTAGTCTTGAACCGTTTGGAATCAGCCATGGATGA
- a CDS encoding PHP domain-containing protein, with protein MLNIDLHCHSSISDGVLTPAQLVERAAERGVEILALTDHDDIAGLAEARKAAEAKSITFINGVEISVSWRGRTLHIVGLDIDPDYAPLAEGLTVVRAGRAQRARNIAAELEKIGIQGSLEGAYTYVGVRSLIGRTHFARFLVAQGYAKDVKSVFKKYLVKGKPGYAPHEWASLDDAVSWICGSGGRAVIAHPGRYDLGKNVLNDLLDEFCALGGSALEVVTSSHTPEQMQHFARHANNRNLLASCGSDFHGPGESHFDLGQLPEFPLGCTPVWQHWKNTVNAELID; from the coding sequence ATGCTTAATATTGATTTACATTGTCATTCTTCAATTTCTGACGGCGTATTGACACCGGCACAACTGGTCGAACGCGCTGCTGAGCGCGGCGTGGAAATTCTCGCATTAACCGATCACGATGATATCGCAGGCCTCGCCGAAGCGCGTAAGGCCGCTGAGGCGAAAAGTATCACATTTATAAACGGCGTGGAAATATCCGTCAGCTGGCGCGGCCGCACTTTGCATATCGTCGGCTTGGACATCGATCCCGATTATGCGCCGCTGGCTGAAGGCTTGACGGTTGTGCGCGCCGGACGCGCCCAGCGCGCCCGGAACATCGCCGCGGAACTGGAAAAAATCGGCATTCAAGGCAGCCTGGAAGGCGCCTACACTTATGTTGGCGTGCGCAGCTTGATAGGACGCACGCATTTTGCCCGCTTTCTAGTCGCGCAAGGATATGCCAAGGATGTTAAATCGGTATTCAAAAAATATCTGGTCAAAGGTAAACCGGGATATGCGCCGCACGAATGGGCATCGCTCGACGATGCAGTGAGCTGGATCTGCGGCAGCGGCGGACGTGCGGTCATTGCCCATCCCGGGCGTTACGATTTGGGCAAAAACGTGCTGAACGATCTGCTCGATGAATTTTGCGCTCTAGGCGGATCGGCGCTCGAGGTGGTGACTTCGAGCCACACGCCGGAGCAAATGCAGCATTTCGCCCGGCACGCCAACAACAGGAATTTGCTGGCTTCCTGCGGCTCGGATTTTCACGGACCCGGCGAAAGCCATTTCGATCTCGGGCAATTGCCGGAATTTCCGCTGGGTTGCACCCCGGTCTGGCAGCATTGGAAAAACACCGTGAATGCAGAATTGATCGATTGA
- a CDS encoding NnrS family protein gives MNILSTVRDHLSAAPHRSLFLAGALQGVLTVLWWIFDLTGRYGIAGSMTAWSVAPTWAHAFLMVYGFFPFFIFGFLFTTYPNWMNGEKVKPQEYVTTCILMVSGVVLFYAGLLTHKVISITGVELMLSGWGIALYVLLRILLTAPVEDKRHARVTSVALVMGWLGVLAYLVWLVTGAALALDCARVAGLWFFLLPIVLTVSHRMIPFFSSRVLENYEMVRPFWMLWLMLACIAAHGLLQCFELTTYLWLADFPLAGCALYLSYRWGLQRSFQVSLLAVLHISFAWFGIAMLLYAVQSLVYFAFGNLILGLAPLHALGIGFFSGMILAMASRVTLGHSGRPLELDRFTWLLFLGFQATAVIRILADIIPAAVASMFYVLAALVWLTCFGLWAIKFAPIYWRARVDGKAG, from the coding sequence ATGAATATATTGTCGACTGTACGCGATCATCTTTCCGCTGCGCCGCATCGCAGCCTTTTTCTAGCCGGTGCGCTGCAAGGCGTGCTGACCGTGTTGTGGTGGATCTTCGACTTGACCGGGCGCTACGGTATCGCCGGTTCGATGACCGCTTGGAGCGTCGCGCCCACCTGGGCGCATGCGTTTTTGATGGTTTACGGTTTTTTCCCGTTTTTTATTTTCGGGTTTTTGTTTACCACCTACCCAAACTGGATGAACGGTGAAAAAGTGAAGCCGCAAGAATATGTCACTACCTGCATCTTGATGGTGAGCGGCGTTGTACTGTTTTATGCCGGACTGCTGACGCATAAAGTCATCAGCATCACCGGTGTGGAATTGATGCTGTCCGGCTGGGGCATCGCGCTTTACGTGTTACTGCGCATCCTGTTGACTGCACCGGTGGAGGATAAGCGTCACGCCCGGGTCACCAGCGTTGCGCTGGTGATGGGTTGGCTCGGTGTACTGGCGTACCTGGTATGGCTGGTTACCGGCGCTGCGCTGGCACTCGATTGCGCGCGCGTTGCCGGACTCTGGTTTTTCCTGCTGCCGATCGTACTGACGGTGTCGCACCGTATGATTCCATTTTTCTCCAGCCGTGTGCTGGAAAACTACGAAATGGTAAGACCGTTCTGGATGCTGTGGCTGATGCTCGCCTGCATCGCCGCGCACGGTTTGTTGCAATGCTTCGAACTCACCACCTATTTGTGGCTCGCCGATTTCCCGCTGGCCGGATGCGCGCTGTATTTATCGTACCGCTGGGGACTCCAGCGCAGTTTTCAGGTGAGCTTGCTGGCGGTGCTGCATATCTCGTTCGCCTGGTTTGGCATCGCCATGTTGCTCTACGCCGTGCAAAGCCTGGTGTATTTCGCCTTCGGCAACCTGATCCTGGGCCTCGCCCCGCTGCACGCGCTCGGTATTGGCTTCTTCTCCGGCATGATCCTCGCCATGGCCTCGCGCGTCACCCTCGGCCACTCCGGACGGCCATTGGAACTCGACCGCTTCACCTGGCTGCTGTTCCTGGGCTTCCAGGCAACTGCCGTAATCCGGATTCTGGCCGATATTATCCCAGCAGCGGTCGCATCGATGTTCTACGTGCTGGCGGCGCTGGTTTGGTTGACGTGTTTTGGATTGTGGGCGATCAAGTTTGCACCGATTTATTGGCGGGCGAGAGTGGATGGGAAGGCGGGTTAA
- a CDS encoding nucleoside 2-deoxyribosyltransferase produces MLSQLQKNLNKFRKQAFVAMWFDKTMDSFYQNGIKLAIEADGTKCMRIDLHEHNNKICDEIIAEIRRSNYLVADFTGNRGGVYYEAGFAYGLGIPVIWTVHQNDLASVHFDTRQYNHIVYETEEQLKERLLNRIKATIVK; encoded by the coding sequence ATGTTATCTCAGTTACAGAAAAATCTTAATAAATTCAGAAAACAAGCCTTTGTTGCAATGTGGTTTGATAAAACGATGGATAGCTTTTACCAAAATGGTATCAAGCTAGCGATTGAAGCCGACGGTACAAAATGTATGAGGATTGATCTTCACGAACATAACAATAAAATTTGCGATGAAATCATTGCGGAAATTAGAAGAAGCAATTATCTAGTAGCTGATTTTACTGGTAATCGGGGCGGTGTTTACTATGAGGCTGGGTTTGCATATGGGCTGGGTATTCCCGTAATCTGGACGGTTCATCAAAATGATTTAGCAAGTGTTCATTTTGATACCCGTCAATATAATCACATCGTTTATGAAACAGAAGAACAATTAAAAGAAAGGCTATTGAATAGAATCAAAGCAACAATTGTGAAGTAG
- a CDS encoding nucleotidyltransferase substrate binding protein has product MTNPDIRWQQCFSSYQKALLQLQGAVELSSQRTLTLLEKQGVIQAFEFTHELAWNMLKDFLQDQGNQNIKGSKDATREAFKVELIGDGEQWMAMIQSRNVSSHTYDERTAEQLVQVIICDYYPLFVALKTEMEKYRP; this is encoded by the coding sequence ATGACCAACCCCGATATCCGCTGGCAGCAGTGTTTCTCCAGTTACCAAAAAGCCTTGCTGCAACTGCAAGGGGCTGTCGAGCTCAGTTCGCAGCGCACACTCACTCTGTTGGAAAAACAGGGGGTGATTCAGGCATTCGAATTCACGCATGAATTAGCCTGGAATATGTTGAAGGATTTCTTGCAGGATCAAGGCAACCAAAATATCAAAGGGTCAAAGGATGCAACGCGGGAAGCATTTAAAGTTGAGCTGATCGGCGACGGCGAGCAGTGGATGGCGATGATTCAGAGCCGCAATGTTTCATCGCATACTTATGATGAACGTACCGCCGAACAGTTGGTGCAAGTCATTATCTGCGATTACTACCCGTTGTTTGTTGCGCTGAAAACCGAAATGGAAAAATACCGGCCATGA
- a CDS encoding nucleotidyltransferase domain-containing protein encodes MTGEWQFGLSPATLEKLNHVFAQHDAIDLVLIYGSRAKGNFRAGSDIDLTIKGDEIPFAEFMQIEDQIDDLMLPYTVDLSQYRQLENIDLIAHIDRVGVTIYNKK; translated from the coding sequence ATGACCGGAGAATGGCAGTTTGGCCTATCGCCCGCGACATTGGAAAAACTCAATCACGTGTTTGCACAGCACGACGCCATAGATTTGGTGCTGATCTACGGTTCGCGCGCCAAGGGAAATTTCCGCGCCGGTTCGGATATCGACCTGACCATCAAAGGCGATGAAATTCCATTCGCCGAGTTTATGCAGATTGAAGACCAGATTGACGATCTGATGCTGCCGTATACCGTCGATTTGTCGCAGTATCGCCAACTGGAGAACATCGATCTGATCGCGCATATCGACCGGGTGGGGGTAACCATTTACAACAAAAAATGA
- a CDS encoding type II toxin-antitoxin system mRNA interferase toxin, RelE/StbE family, producing MFSPNELTLIFTDSYKKRTRCFAQKHPELKEPYRKVLELLSYNPFHPSLRIHALSGKLPGLHAVSINLSYRITMEIMLTDHEIILVNVGSHEKVYRVG from the coding sequence ATGTTTTCACCCAATGAGCTCACGCTCATTTTCACCGACAGCTACAAGAAGCGCACCCGGTGCTTCGCGCAAAAACACCCGGAATTAAAAGAACCCTACCGCAAAGTGCTGGAATTGCTCAGCTACAACCCTTTTCATCCTTCGCTGAGAATTCATGCGCTCTCAGGCAAACTGCCCGGATTGCATGCGGTATCGATCAATCTCAGTTACCGCATCACGATGGAAATCATGCTGACCGATCATGAAATCATTCTGGTGAATGTCGGGAGTCATGAGAAGGTGTATCGGGTAGGGTGA
- a CDS encoding type II toxin-antitoxin system Phd/YefM family antitoxin, with product MITANDLKTKGIACVEESLTDKTEDIITVRGKECYVVMKIEQYHYLREMELEASLHEARRDMANGQFSKDTIDRHVDDVFTQ from the coding sequence ATGATTACAGCCAACGATTTAAAAACCAAAGGGATCGCCTGCGTGGAAGAAAGCCTGACGGACAAAACGGAAGACATCATCACCGTACGCGGCAAAGAGTGTTACGTCGTAATGAAAATCGAGCAATACCATTATCTGCGGGAAATGGAACTGGAAGCCTCGCTGCACGAAGCACGGCGCGACATGGCAAACGGCCAATTCAGCAAGGATACGATCGATCGGCACGTCGATGATGTTTTCACCCAATGA